A window of Methanolobus sediminis contains these coding sequences:
- a CDS encoding VIT1/CCC1 transporter family protein, translated as MNYKSIPKFKRFKLKTEHGRYIILGSIDGILAILGVVIGTSHVANDPAIVINAALGGAVALALTNGVGSYLAESAVEFGKLAELEKPLLRSLNRTKIEEEAKKKIWSDSIFHGGASFCGSLVPILPFLLLDEYALEIAVVMSIAVLSILGVYSGKLAKQSMIKHSVRMVGLGIMIVAAVTILGLE; from the coding sequence ATGAACTACAAAAGTATTCCAAAATTTAAACGTTTCAAATTAAAAACCGAACACGGACGTTATATTATACTTGGCAGCATCGATGGCATACTGGCTATTCTGGGTGTTGTTATAGGTACATCACATGTGGCAAATGACCCGGCAATTGTCATTAATGCCGCACTTGGAGGAGCAGTTGCCCTGGCACTTACAAACGGAGTAGGATCGTATCTTGCTGAAAGTGCCGTTGAGTTCGGCAAACTGGCAGAACTGGAAAAACCACTACTAAGAAGCCTAAACAGGACAAAGATAGAGGAAGAAGCTAAAAAGAAAATATGGAGCGACTCCATATTTCACGGCGGAGCAAGTTTCTGTGGCTCATTGGTCCCGATACTCCCATTCCTGCTTCTGGACGAATACGCACTTGAGATAGCAGTCGTAATGAGTATAGCAGTCCTTTCAATACTTGGAGTATATTCAGGTAAACTTGCAAAGCAGAGTATGATCAAACATTCAGTGCGCATGGTCGGACTGGGCATAATGATCGTTGCAGCAGTCACTATACTTGGACTGGAGTAA
- a CDS encoding M50 family metallopeptidase, whose product MNKAYRIGKIIGIPIKIDISFLIVLPLFAWFFSSQTQPFGFAGIQSEIIKYTLSLLTAILLFVSVLVHELAHSYFTLRFGGSIKEIRLHLLGGAAVMKQEVHEPLKVITIVAAGPVSSIMMGVLLLFLGSTLNPVSLKDGNSLFLVVFILGYVNLFLGIFNLVPAFPMDGGRILRAFLSIHMDYVKATEKAVLIGKIFAVLIGILGLFIDIWLLLIALYIYGNASREEQLVKMIYRRY is encoded by the coding sequence ATGAATAAAGCTTACAGGATAGGAAAAATAATTGGTATACCCATCAAGATCGATATTTCATTCCTGATCGTACTGCCTTTATTCGCATGGTTTTTTTCTTCACAGACACAACCCTTTGGATTTGCAGGCATTCAATCTGAAATAATAAAATATACCCTTTCATTACTGACTGCAATTTTGCTCTTTGTATCCGTACTGGTACATGAACTTGCACACTCTTATTTCACTCTGAGATTCGGAGGAAGTATCAAGGAGATAAGACTTCATTTATTGGGAGGAGCTGCTGTTATGAAACAGGAAGTACATGAGCCATTAAAGGTAATTACAATCGTAGCTGCCGGACCTGTTTCAAGTATAATGATGGGTGTATTGCTTCTCTTTTTAGGTTCTACATTAAATCCGGTATCCCTCAAAGACGGAAATTCTTTGTTTCTGGTCGTTTTCATCCTCGGATATGTAAATCTCTTTCTGGGTATCTTTAATCTGGTACCGGCATTTCCAATGGATGGAGGAAGAATACTACGTGCTTTTCTGTCAATACATATGGATTATGTAAAAGCAACTGAAAAAGCTGTTTTAATCGGGAAGATATTTGCAGTGCTTATAGGCATTTTAGGTCTGTTCATTGATATATGGTTACTCTTGATCGCACTTTACATATACGGCAATGCAAGCAGAGAAGAACAGCTGGTAAAAATGATATATCGTAGATATTAG
- a CDS encoding CBS domain-containing protein — translation MQLPSPDELKQKRIDLGLTQSDLAKRAGVSQPLIARIEAGDVDPRLSTLRKIIDVFNDIEKEDIYLRDIMNRELISVDPNESIDKAVSIMEKYNISQIPVIQDGISVGSISENMIVRSMSDKKASEVSHMKIGDIMGDSFPTLSPGTDIKTASYMLEKHPAVLVLEKGHVAGVVTKYDILKLLSE, via the coding sequence ATGCAATTACCGTCCCCAGATGAACTTAAGCAGAAGAGGATCGATCTCGGCCTGACACAAAGTGACCTTGCAAAACGCGCAGGTGTCAGCCAGCCACTTATTGCAAGAATCGAAGCAGGAGATGTAGATCCCAGGTTATCAACTCTCAGGAAGATCATTGATGTTTTCAATGATATCGAAAAAGAGGATATTTATCTCAGGGATATCATGAACAGAGAACTTATTTCCGTAGACCCTAACGAGAGTATAGATAAAGCTGTCAGTATCATGGAAAAATACAACATATCCCAGATACCAGTAATACAGGACGGAATTTCAGTTGGCAGTATATCAGAAAACATGATCGTCAGATCCATGTCTGACAAAAAAGCTTCAGAGGTTTCGCACATGAAGATAGGGGATATAATGGGGGATTCATTTCCAACACTCTCACCGGGCACTGATATCAAAACCGCATCTTACATGCTTGAAAAACATCCTGCTGTCCTTGTGCTGGAAAAAGGACATGTTGCAGGTGTTGTTACCAAATATGATATCCTGAAATTGCTGAGTGAATGA
- a CDS encoding calcium/sodium antiporter, translated as MLETVALLLVSLIMITKGADWFVESAVIISEKSGIPKIIIGATIVSFATTAPEFTVSAMAAYLNHVEMTVGNAVGSAICNIGLVLGAVIVIKAIPVELNGFTRKGGFMLGSALLLFAVSYDGVVSSFDGILLLLVFIGFLYYNYRLQRAVFDGNEELREKVPLSQLKKDILLFIAGALLVVIGSRILVDAGITIAEWLGVPEMIIALTLVALGTSLPELITAVSATLKGHQDISIGNILGANTMDIALILGASSQIRPLTILPQSLNYDFPFMIALMVILIIFGITGKKLEKWEGGVILGVYIGYVVGLFTLYN; from the coding sequence ATGCTTGAAACCGTTGCATTACTGCTTGTAAGCCTTATTATGATCACAAAAGGAGCAGACTGGTTTGTGGAGTCTGCCGTAATTATTTCCGAGAAAAGCGGCATCCCAAAAATCATAATAGGAGCCACCATTGTCAGCTTTGCAACCACTGCACCGGAATTTACGGTTTCAGCTATGGCAGCCTATCTTAACCATGTTGAAATGACAGTAGGAAACGCAGTTGGTTCTGCAATATGTAACATCGGACTTGTGCTTGGTGCAGTAATTGTTATCAAAGCAATACCTGTGGAACTTAATGGTTTCACACGCAAAGGAGGATTCATGCTTGGTTCTGCTTTGCTGCTGTTTGCTGTTTCATACGATGGAGTGGTAAGCTCATTTGACGGAATACTGCTGTTACTTGTGTTCATAGGATTCCTGTACTATAATTACCGCCTTCAGCGTGCTGTTTTTGACGGAAATGAGGAACTCAGGGAAAAAGTACCTTTAAGCCAGTTAAAGAAAGATATACTTCTTTTTATTGCAGGTGCATTACTTGTAGTAATAGGTAGCCGAATACTGGTTGATGCAGGTATAACCATTGCAGAATGGCTCGGTGTTCCTGAGATGATAATAGCCCTCACGCTTGTTGCACTTGGAACATCACTACCGGAACTCATCACAGCGGTCTCAGCCACCTTAAAAGGACATCAGGACATATCCATAGGAAACATACTTGGTGCAAATACAATGGATATTGCACTGATCCTTGGAGCATCCTCACAGATAAGACCACTGACAATATTACCTCAATCGCTGAATTATGATTTTCCTTTTATGATCGCATTAATGGTAATTCTTATAATCTTCGGCATCACAGGAAAGAAACTGGAAAAATGGGAAGGCGGAGTAATTCTTGGAGTATACATTGGATATGTAGTTGGCCTGTTCACACTTTATAACTAA